From a single Cyanobacteria bacterium QS_8_64_29 genomic region:
- a CDS encoding peroxiredoxin, which produces MALQLGDTVPDFTQKSTSGDIAFYEWAGDSWVVLFSHPADYTPVCTTELGDLSRLKSEFDKRNVKVLGLSVDDLESHMGWSQDIEETQNAKLNFPILADDDRTVSDLYGMIHPNADNTSTVRAVFIIDSGKKLRLTLTYPPSTGRNFDELLRAIDSLQLTDQYKVATPSNWKQGDECVILPIIKDESELQQRFPKGYRELKPYLRMTPQPNQ; this is translated from the coding sequence ATGGCACTGCAACTCGGCGATACAGTCCCAGACTTTACGCAGAAATCCACCAGCGGCGATATTGCCTTTTACGAGTGGGCTGGCGACAGTTGGGTGGTGCTGTTTTCGCACCCGGCCGACTATACCCCGGTTTGCACCACCGAGCTGGGGGACCTGTCTCGCCTCAAATCGGAGTTTGACAAGCGCAACGTTAAAGTCCTGGGCTTGAGTGTCGATGACCTGGAGTCCCACATGGGCTGGAGCCAGGACATCGAAGAGACGCAAAACGCCAAGCTCAACTTCCCCATCCTGGCCGATGACGACCGCACGGTCTCCGACCTCTACGGCATGATTCACCCCAATGCCGACAACACCAGCACGGTTCGGGCGGTCTTTATCATCGACTCGGGCAAGAAACTGCGGCTGACGCTGACCTATCCCCCCAGTACGGGTCGCAACTTTGACGAGCTGCTGCGCGCGATCGACTCGCTCCAGCTCACCGACCAGTACAAAGTGGCAACACCCTCCAACTGGAAGCAGGGCGACGAGTGCGTCATCCTACCCATCATCAAAGACGAAAGCGAGCTCCAGCAGCGCTTCCCCAAAGGCTACCGCGAGCTCAAGCCCTACCTGCGCATGACACCGCAGCCCAATCAGTAG
- a CDS encoding threonine synthase has protein sequence MRPVTARLSTADPSNLSAAPGQWPGVFEAYRGFLPATEATPTVTLSEGNTPLLPLPSVARQIGRGVRVFAKYDGLNPTGSFKDRGMSVTISKAQEAGAQAVICASTGNTSASAAAYASRAGLRTFVLVPEGYVALGKLAQALVYGAEVLAIDGNFDTCLHLVKEMAERYPVTLVNSINPYRLQGQKTAAFEVVDGLGDSPDWLAIPVGNAGNISAYWMGFCEYHSAGYCHRLPHMMGFQSEGAAPTVSGAPVTSPQTVATAIRIGNPANWQSALDVRAASQGAFDRVSDAAILDAYRWLGAQEGIFCEPASATAIAGLLKVKDRIPSNATVVCVLTGNGLKDPDCAIQYSQAEVRSGIAPNGDAVARAMGF, from the coding sequence CTGAGACCCGTGACTGCACGCCTATCAACTGCCGATCCGAGCAATCTCTCCGCTGCCCCAGGGCAGTGGCCGGGGGTATTTGAAGCTTACCGCGGTTTTTTGCCGGCTACCGAGGCAACGCCAACCGTCACGCTCTCAGAAGGCAACACCCCGTTGCTGCCGCTGCCTTCAGTGGCTCGCCAAATCGGGCGTGGCGTCCGCGTTTTTGCCAAATACGATGGTCTGAACCCAACAGGCAGCTTCAAAGATCGCGGCATGAGCGTCACGATCTCGAAAGCGCAGGAAGCTGGCGCGCAAGCTGTCATTTGTGCCAGCACGGGCAATACCTCGGCCTCGGCAGCCGCCTACGCCAGTCGGGCTGGGTTGCGAACCTTTGTGCTGGTCCCTGAAGGCTACGTTGCGCTGGGCAAGCTAGCCCAGGCGCTCGTTTACGGGGCCGAGGTTCTGGCCATTGATGGCAATTTCGACACCTGCCTGCACCTAGTCAAAGAGATGGCCGAGCGCTACCCGGTCACGCTCGTTAACTCCATCAACCCTTACCGCCTTCAGGGCCAAAAAACGGCAGCCTTTGAGGTGGTTGACGGCTTGGGCGATAGCCCGGACTGGCTCGCCATTCCGGTGGGGAATGCCGGCAACATCAGCGCTTATTGGATGGGGTTCTGCGAATACCATTCGGCAGGTTATTGCCATCGCCTGCCCCACATGATGGGATTCCAATCCGAAGGTGCCGCGCCGACTGTCAGCGGCGCTCCAGTCACCTCGCCCCAAACGGTGGCAACTGCCATTCGCATTGGCAATCCGGCCAACTGGCAAAGCGCGCTCGATGTCCGAGCTGCCAGTCAAGGGGCCTTCGATCGCGTCTCCGATGCCGCCATCCTAGATGCCTACCGCTGGCTGGGGGCCCAAGAAGGCATTTTTTGCGAGCCGGCCAGCGCAACGGCCATCGCCGGCTTGCTCAAAGTCAAGGACCGCATCCCCAGCAATGCCACTGTGGTTTGCGTTCTGACCGGCAACGGCCTCAAGGATCCGGATTGCGCCATCCAGTACAGCCAGGCCGAGGTCCGCTCGGGCATCGCCCCCAATGGCGATGCCGTGGCTCGCGCGATGGGGTTCTAG
- a CDS encoding phosphorybosylanthranilate isomerase: MELKSLFQTETPIVGVVHLLPLPSSARWGGDLQAAIDRAEQEATALAAGGVDGILVENFFDTPFEKEHVDPAVVSAMTLIVQRLQSLVVLPVGINVLRNDAHSAMAIASCTGANFIRVNVLTGVMATDRGLIEGPANQLLRYRRELGSQVAIWADVLVKHAQPLGRPNWPAAVRETLERGLADAAIVTGPETGEAPSLGELRAATDAAGGAPVLIGSGADCDNVAQLLQAADGVIAATSLKRHGRVSDTIDPIRVSQFAEAARAAATGPEESQSSASLKLSS; the protein is encoded by the coding sequence GTGGAGCTAAAGTCGCTTTTCCAAACCGAAACGCCCATTGTAGGCGTCGTCCACCTGCTGCCGCTGCCCAGTTCTGCTCGATGGGGAGGCGACCTGCAAGCTGCCATCGATCGCGCCGAGCAAGAAGCGACGGCGCTAGCTGCCGGTGGGGTGGATGGCATTTTGGTGGAGAACTTTTTCGATACGCCTTTTGAAAAAGAGCACGTCGATCCGGCGGTCGTGAGCGCCATGACGCTGATCGTGCAGCGGCTGCAGAGCTTGGTCGTGCTGCCGGTGGGCATCAATGTGTTGCGCAACGATGCCCATAGCGCCATGGCCATTGCCAGCTGCACGGGGGCCAACTTCATTCGGGTCAATGTCTTGACTGGCGTGATGGCCACCGATCGCGGCTTGATTGAGGGCCCCGCCAATCAGCTGTTGCGCTACCGCCGCGAGTTGGGCAGCCAGGTCGCCATTTGGGCCGACGTGCTGGTCAAGCACGCCCAACCGCTGGGCCGCCCCAACTGGCCGGCCGCCGTCCGCGAAACGCTCGAGCGCGGCTTGGCCGATGCCGCCATCGTCACCGGTCCGGAGACCGGCGAAGCGCCCAGCCTGGGCGAGCTGCGCGCTGCAACCGATGCCGCCGGCGGCGCGCCGGTTTTGATCGGTAGCGGTGCCGATTGCGACAACGTGGCGCAGCTATTGCAAGCGGCTGACGGCGTTATTGCCGCCACCTCGCTCAAGCGGCACGGCCGGGTGAGCGACACCATCGATCCCATTCGCGTGAGCCAATTCGCCGAGGCGGCGCGCGCGGCGGCGACTGGGCCTGAGGAGTCGCAATCGAGCGCTTCCCTCAAGCTCTCCTCGTGA
- a CDS encoding cysteine synthase A: MDIRHGFVGTVGNTPLIRLNSFSDETGCEILGKAEFLNPGGSVKDRAAHYIIQEAEERGALKPSGTVVEGTAGNTGIGLTHICNAKGYRCLIVIPETQSQEKIDMLRTLGAEVKTVPAVPYSDPNHYVKVSGRLAEQMDNAIWANQFDNTANRRGHYETTGPEIWAQTGGQLDVWVAATGTGGTFAGGSFFFKEQNADVRCILADPVGSGLYNWVKTGEPQSEGKSITEGIGISRVTANMQGAPVDDAIRIDDKTCVRMVYRLLERDGLFMGSSVGINVGAAYALAHELGPGHTIATVLCDSGARYQSRLFNRDWLAERDLLPE, translated from the coding sequence ATGGATATCCGGCACGGCTTTGTGGGGACTGTCGGCAATACCCCCCTCATTCGGCTCAACAGCTTCAGCGACGAGACCGGTTGCGAGATCCTGGGCAAAGCCGAGTTCCTCAATCCCGGCGGTTCGGTCAAAGACCGGGCAGCGCACTACATCATTCAAGAGGCCGAAGAACGCGGCGCGCTCAAACCGAGCGGTACGGTCGTCGAAGGGACGGCCGGCAACACTGGCATCGGGCTGACCCACATCTGCAATGCCAAAGGCTACCGCTGCCTGATCGTTATCCCCGAGACGCAGTCCCAGGAAAAAATCGACATGCTGCGGACCCTAGGGGCCGAGGTCAAAACCGTGCCGGCGGTGCCCTACAGCGATCCCAACCACTACGTCAAAGTCTCGGGGCGCTTGGCCGAGCAGATGGATAATGCCATCTGGGCCAACCAATTCGACAACACCGCCAACCGGCGCGGCCACTACGAAACCACCGGCCCCGAAATCTGGGCCCAAACTGGCGGCCAGCTCGATGTTTGGGTCGCTGCTACCGGTACCGGCGGCACCTTCGCCGGCGGCTCGTTCTTTTTTAAAGAACAAAACGCGGACGTGCGCTGCATCCTGGCCGATCCGGTCGGGAGTGGCCTCTACAACTGGGTCAAAACGGGCGAGCCCCAATCCGAGGGCAAATCCATTACCGAAGGCATTGGCATCAGCCGCGTGACCGCCAACATGCAGGGCGCGCCGGTGGACGATGCCATCCGCATCGATGACAAAACGTGCGTGCGCATGGTCTATCGGTTGCTCGAGCGCGATGGGCTGTTCATGGGCAGCTCGGTGGGCATCAACGTCGGCGCTGCTTACGCCCTCGCCCACGAGCTCGGGCCGGGGCACACCATTGCGACCGTGCTTTGCGATAGCGGCGCGCGCTACCAGTCGCGGCTGTTCAACCGCGATTGGCTAGCCGA
- a CDS encoding photosystem II protein, whose product MVDRLIRAATLSLAAIVACLGVLGVPQGTAHISAPAAIATELEVPANDPANQQLIQQGNKLDLNNSSVRSFSRLRGFYPNLASKIVANAPYDNVEDVLEIPDLSERQRERLEANMDEFTVGEPTTEYVHGFDRVNNGIY is encoded by the coding sequence ATGGTAGACCGTTTGATTCGTGCTGCCACCCTCTCGCTAGCCGCAATCGTCGCTTGCTTGGGCGTGTTGGGCGTTCCGCAAGGGACGGCCCATATCAGCGCCCCCGCGGCGATCGCTACCGAACTGGAAGTCCCGGCCAACGACCCTGCCAACCAACAACTCATACAGCAGGGCAACAAACTCGATCTCAACAACAGCAGCGTGCGTTCCTTTAGCCGGCTCCGCGGCTTTTACCCCAATTTGGCCAGCAAGATCGTTGCCAACGCGCCCTACGATAACGTCGAAGACGTGCTCGAGATTCCCGATTTGAGCGAGCGCCAGCGGGAGCGCCTTGAGGCCAATATGGACGAGTTCACAGTGGGCGAGCCCACGACCGAGTACGTCCACGGCTTCGATCGCGTTAACAACGGCATTTACTAA
- the nadB gene encoding L-aspartate oxidase produces the protein MTATSLRPAPLDVLVIGAGAAGLYTALCLPETWRVGLACKDDLQQGASRWAQGGIAAAIGSSDSPKQHFQDTIRAGGGLCIPETVRLLVEAAPERIRALQQWGVTFDREGSGLAATLEAAHSQPRILHVSDETGRAIVEALSARVLERDNIQLLSPAVALNLVWDAPTGRCQGADMLWAHRLVRVPASAVVLATGGGGQAFARTTNPPASTGDGMAMAWRAGAQLRDMEFVQFHPTTLAVPGAGNALLSEAARGEGAHLIDARGHRFAFDYHPDGELAPRDAVSRAIFERHRQAGDGATYLDLRPIPPQRLHQRFPNLIRQCQRGGLDPQNDPIPVAPAAHYWMGGVAADLGAATTLAGVYAVGETAHTGVHGANRLASNSLLECLVFGGQLAAMERPPAPRERGSGSGNERPLEVIAPDWAADARCIDAIRAALPPLLWERAGICREGRSLEDGLAQVRAWRRECERTALGQQLLAPLADGAIALPSQQAHQTLRCCIETLNLLDLGQALLQSALARTESRGAHYRTDYPQTDPHWQRHVLLQRDRCWRSPPL, from the coding sequence GTGACTGCCACCTCCTTGCGACCGGCGCCGTTGGATGTCCTGGTGATTGGGGCAGGGGCAGCCGGACTCTATACGGCGCTCTGCCTGCCTGAGACTTGGCGCGTCGGCCTCGCTTGCAAGGATGACCTCCAGCAAGGGGCGAGCCGCTGGGCGCAAGGGGGAATTGCTGCCGCTATTGGCAGCAGCGACTCCCCCAAGCAGCACTTTCAGGACACCATCCGCGCTGGCGGCGGGCTCTGCATCCCCGAAACCGTGCGCCTGTTGGTGGAAGCGGCACCCGAGCGCATTCGCGCGCTGCAGCAGTGGGGGGTTACCTTCGATCGCGAGGGATCGGGGCTGGCTGCCACGCTGGAGGCAGCGCACTCGCAACCGCGCATCCTTCATGTCTCGGACGAGACGGGACGCGCCATCGTCGAGGCACTGAGCGCGCGCGTGCTGGAGCGCGATAACATCCAGCTGCTGTCGCCGGCGGTGGCGCTCAATCTGGTCTGGGATGCGCCCACCGGACGCTGCCAGGGCGCCGATATGCTCTGGGCCCATCGCCTGGTACGCGTGCCGGCCTCGGCGGTGGTGCTGGCCACCGGCGGTGGCGGGCAGGCCTTTGCCCGCACCACCAACCCCCCAGCCAGCACCGGGGATGGCATGGCCATGGCCTGGCGGGCTGGGGCGCAGTTGCGGGATATGGAATTCGTGCAGTTCCATCCCACGACTTTGGCAGTGCCGGGAGCAGGCAACGCCCTGCTGAGCGAGGCCGCTCGCGGGGAAGGGGCGCATCTGATTGACGCCCGCGGCCATCGCTTTGCCTTCGACTACCACCCCGATGGCGAGCTCGCCCCGCGCGATGCCGTCAGCCGCGCCATTTTCGAACGCCACCGGCAAGCTGGCGATGGGGCTACCTATCTCGATTTGCGCCCCATTCCGCCGCAGCGACTGCACCAGCGCTTTCCCAACCTGATACGGCAGTGCCAGCGGGGGGGGCTCGATCCCCAAAACGATCCCATCCCCGTTGCCCCGGCCGCCCACTATTGGATGGGTGGGGTGGCTGCGGACCTGGGGGCGGCCACCACACTGGCCGGTGTCTATGCCGTTGGCGAGACGGCCCATACGGGGGTGCACGGGGCCAACCGCCTGGCCAGCAACTCGCTGCTGGAGTGCCTGGTCTTTGGCGGGCAGCTGGCCGCCATGGAACGGCCGCCGGCACCGCGCGAGCGCGGCAGCGGCTCGGGGAACGAACGGCCGCTTGAGGTGATCGCGCCCGACTGGGCAGCAGACGCGCGCTGCATAGACGCCATCCGCGCGGCCCTGCCGCCGCTACTCTGGGAGCGGGCTGGCATCTGCCGCGAGGGCCGCTCGCTCGAGGACGGGCTAGCCCAGGTGCGCGCTTGGCGCCGCGAGTGCGAGCGCACGGCACTGGGCCAACAGCTGCTGGCCCCGCTGGCCGACGGCGCCATCGCGCTGCCCTCGCAGCAGGCGCACCAAACCCTGCGCTGCTGCATCGAGACCCTCAACCTGCTGGATCTGGGTCAGGCGCTACTGCAAAGTGCGCTCGCGCGAACCGAGAGCCGCGGCGCACACTACCGCACGGACTACCCGCAAACGGATCCCCACTGGCAGCGGCACGTGCTGCTCCAGCGTGATCGCTGCTGGCGATCACCGCCGCTCTAG